A genome region from Clostridium pasteurianum includes the following:
- a CDS encoding UvrD-helicase domain-containing protein: protein MEPACVKANAGSGKTRVLSSRVANM, encoded by the coding sequence ATAGAACCAGCTTGTGTAAAAGCAAATGCAGGCAGTGGAAAAACTAGAGTACTTTCATCAAGAGTTGCAAATATGTAA